The Primulina eburnea isolate SZY01 chromosome 8, ASM2296580v1, whole genome shotgun sequence genome contains a region encoding:
- the LOC140838875 gene encoding KRR1 small subunit processome component — protein MGKDSSEEANNNGSDAEEKPRTRHKGKHDKDKPWDDPSIDHWKIDKFDPSWNEPGMLEVSSFSTLFPQYREKYLQECWPIVKGSLKEHGIACELNLVEGCMTVSTTRKTRDPYIIVKARDLIKLLSRSVPAPQAIKIMNDEMQCDIIKVGNLVRNKERFVKRRQHLVGPNSSTLKALEILTGCYILVQGNTVAAMGTFKGLKQVRKVVEECILNKMHPVYNIKILMMKRELAKDPSLANENWDRFLPSFKKKNVKQKKVKTKEKKSYTPFPPPQQPSQIDLQLESGEYFLSDKKKQARKWQEKQKKQAEKTVESKRKREEAFVPPEEPKRQDPNTLSAEKSDVATITSSLKKKAKEFGRQKSAEKIDAESYIASASDGPSAKKKSKRSKA, from the exons ATGGGTAAAGATTCATCTGAGGAAGCCAACAATAATGGCTCTGATGCGGAGGAAAAGCCGCGGACGAGACACAAGGGGAAGCATGATAAAGATAAGCCATGGGACGACCCAAGCATAGATCACTGGAAAATCGACAAGTTCGACCCATCTTGGAACGAACCAGGCATGCTGGAAGTCAGTTCTTTTTCAACTCTCTTCCCTCAATACAGAG AAAAATACTTGCAAGAGTGCTGGCCTATTGTAAAAGGCTCATTAAAAGAACATGGAATTGCTTGTGAACTGAATTTG GTTGAAGGATGCATGACTGTTTCAACTACCAGAAAGACCAGGGATCCCTATATAATAGTAAAGGCTAGGGATCTCATTAAACTTTTGTCAAGAAGTGTTCCTGCCCCTCAG GCAataaaaattatgaatgatGAGATGCAGTGTGATATCATCAAGGTCGGTAACTTGGTGCGTAACAAG GAACGATTTGTAAAAAGAAGACAACATTTAGTGGGTCCAAATTCTTCTACTCTGAAG GCCCTGGAAATCTTAACTGGCTGCTATATCCTTGTTCAG GGAAACACGGTCGCCGCAATGGGTACTTTTAAAGGTTTAAAACAAGTGAGGAAGGTTGTGGAGGAATGCATTCTGAACAAAATGCATCCAGTATATAACATCAAG ATCTTGATGATGAAAAGAGAACTTGCAAAAGATCCCTCACTAGCAAATGAGAACTGGGACCGATTTCTTCCCTCATTCAAGAA GAAAAACgttaaacaaaagaaagttaagACTAAAGAGAAGAAATCCTACACGCCATTCCCTCCACCACAGCAACCTAGTCAG ATTGATCTACAATTGGAAAGTGGAGAATATTTCCTTAGTGATAAGAAGAAGCAAGCGAGGAAATGGCAAGAGAAGCAAAAGAAACAAGCAGAAAAAACGGTGGAAAGCAAAAGGAAACGAGAAGAGGCATTTGTACCTCCAGAG GAACCTAAAAGACAAGATCCCAACACTCTTAGTGCTGAAAAGAGCGATGTGGCTACAATTACATCGTCTTTGAAG aaaAAAGCAAAGGAGTTTGGGAGGCAAAAATCTGCGGAGAAAATCGATGCGGAATCATATATTGCTTCTGCTTCTGACGGCCCATCTGCTAAAAAGAAATCAAAACGTTCCAAGGCTTGA